One genomic window of Pseudomonas sp. LFM046 includes the following:
- the ybgF gene encoding tol-pal system protein YbgF translates to MRKSSRALTFLALSSLPFVALAEVPVVDNNAGYGGSYPPAGYGTTGAAYAGTGAPAAPVSAQGELFMQLQQMQEEIARLRGMVEEQQYEIQRLKQESLERYQDLDRRLSGGAAAGAPVAPNSPAAGAPAADGAPAAPAQQPAASSEPGDPAKEKLYYDAAFDLIKAKDFDKASQAFNAFLRKYPNSQYAGNAQYWLGEVNLAKGDLQGASQAFARVGQAYPQHPKVPDSLYKLADVEQRMGNTAKAKTILQQVIAQFPGSSAAQLAQRDLQRLP, encoded by the coding sequence ATGCGCAAATCCAGTCGTGCTCTGACTTTCCTGGCCCTCTCCAGCCTGCCGTTCGTGGCGCTGGCCGAGGTTCCCGTGGTGGATAACAACGCCGGTTACGGCGGCAGTTACCCGCCGGCCGGTTACGGTACGACTGGCGCTGCCTACGCTGGAACAGGAGCCCCCGCGGCCCCTGTTTCAGCGCAGGGCGAGCTGTTCATGCAGCTCCAGCAGATGCAGGAAGAGATTGCTCGCCTGCGCGGCATGGTCGAGGAGCAACAGTACGAAATCCAGCGCCTGAAGCAGGAAAGCCTGGAGCGTTACCAGGACCTCGATCGCCGTCTTTCCGGTGGTGCCGCTGCTGGCGCACCGGTAGCCCCGAATTCCCCAGCCGCTGGTGCACCTGCCGCCGACGGCGCCCCGGCCGCACCCGCGCAGCAACCGGCTGCCAGCAGCGAACCGGGCGATCCCGCCAAGGAAAAGCTCTACTACGATGCTGCCTTCGACCTGATCAAGGCGAAGGACTTCGACAAGGCCAGCCAGGCCTTCAATGCTTTCCTGCGCAAGTACCCCAACAGCCAGTACGCCGGCAACGCGCAGTATTGGCTGGGTGAAGTGAACCTCGCCAAGGGCGACCTGCAAGGCGCCAGCCAGGCCTTTGCTCGCGTTGGCCAGGCCTACCCGCAGCACCCGAAAGTACCGGACTCCCTGTACAAGCTTGCCGACGTCGAGCAGCGCATGGGCAACACCGCCAAGGCCAAGACCATCCTCCAGCAGGTCATTGCCCAGTTCCCCGGCAGCTCGGCGGCCCAGCTGGCACAGCGCGATCTACAGCGCCTGCCCTGA
- the pal gene encoding peptidoglycan-associated lipoprotein Pal yields the protein MEMLKFGKFAALALAMAVAVGCSSKGGEGTGEGAVDPNAGYNAGGSGVDGSMSEEAALRAITTFYFEYDSSDLKPEAMRALDVHAKDLKANGNRVVLEGHTDERGTREYNMALGERRAKAVQRYLVLQGVSPAQLELVSYGEERPVATGNDEQSWAQNRRVELRK from the coding sequence ATGGAAATGCTGAAATTCGGCAAATTTGCCGCTCTCGCTCTGGCCATGGCCGTAGCTGTTGGTTGCTCGTCCAAAGGCGGCGAAGGCACTGGCGAAGGTGCCGTTGACCCGAACGCTGGCTACAACGCCGGTGGTAGCGGTGTAGATGGCAGCATGAGCGAAGAAGCCGCTCTGCGCGCTATCACCACCTTCTACTTCGAGTACGACAGCTCCGACCTGAAGCCGGAAGCCATGCGCGCTCTGGACGTACACGCCAAAGACCTGAAGGCCAACGGCAACCGCGTTGTCCTGGAAGGCCACACCGACGAGCGTGGTACCCGCGAGTACAACATGGCTCTGGGTGAGCGTCGTGCCAAGGCCGTTCAGCGCTACCTGGTTCTGCAGGGCGTTTCCCCGGCTCAGCTGGAACTGGTTTCCTACGGCGAAGAGCGTCCGGTTGCTACCGGCAACGACGAGCAGTCCTGGGCCCAGAACCGCCGCGTCGAACTGCGCAAGTAA
- the tolB gene encoding Tol-Pal system beta propeller repeat protein TolB, with the protein MNNLIRIVLLGVAMLVGSVQAADPLVITSGTDRATPIAVVPFGWQGGTVLPTDISEVVGNDLRNSGYFEPIPRQNMISLPSQASEVIYRDWKALGAQYVLVGSIVPAGGRLQVQFALFNVTTEQQVMAGNVSGSTDQLRDMAHYIADQSFEKLTGIKGSFSTRMLYVTAERFSVNNTRYTLQRSDYDGQRAVTLLQSREPILSPRYAPDGRRIAYVSFEQKRPRIFVQHIDTGRREQITNFEGLNGAPAWSPDGNRLAFVLSRDGNPEIYVMDLGSRQIRRVTNNMAIDTEPFWGADGQTIYFTSDRAGKPQIYKTGIGGGEPQRVTFVGNYNANPKLSADEKMLVMIHRQDGFTNFKVAAQDLTRSGSAPRILSGTTLDDSPTVAPNGTMLIYATRQQGGGVLMLVSTNGRVRVPIPTVQGDIREPSWSPYLN; encoded by the coding sequence GTGAACAACCTGATTCGTATCGTCCTGCTCGGAGTGGCCATGCTGGTCGGCTCCGTCCAGGCCGCCGACCCGCTGGTAATTACCAGCGGTACCGACCGGGCGACCCCGATCGCCGTGGTGCCCTTTGGCTGGCAGGGCGGCACCGTGCTGCCCACCGACATCTCCGAAGTGGTCGGCAATGACCTGCGCAACTCGGGCTATTTCGAGCCGATCCCGCGCCAGAACATGATCAGCCTGCCGAGCCAGGCCAGCGAAGTGATCTACCGCGACTGGAAGGCCCTGGGCGCCCAGTACGTGCTGGTAGGCAGCATCGTTCCTGCCGGCGGCCGCCTGCAGGTGCAGTTCGCCCTGTTCAACGTCACCACTGAGCAACAGGTCATGGCGGGCAACGTCAGCGGCTCCACCGACCAGCTGCGTGACATGGCGCACTACATCGCCGACCAGTCTTTCGAGAAGCTCACCGGCATCAAGGGTTCCTTCTCCACCCGTATGCTGTACGTGACCGCCGAACGCTTCTCGGTGAACAACACCCGCTACACCCTGCAGCGCTCCGACTATGACGGCCAGCGCGCCGTGACCCTGCTGCAGTCCCGTGAGCCCATCCTGTCGCCGCGCTACGCGCCGGACGGTCGCCGCATCGCCTATGTGTCCTTCGAGCAGAAGCGCCCGCGCATCTTCGTCCAGCACATCGACACCGGCCGCCGTGAGCAGATCACCAACTTCGAGGGCCTGAACGGCGCCCCGGCCTGGTCGCCGGACGGCAACCGCCTGGCGTTCGTGCTGTCTCGCGATGGCAACCCGGAGATCTACGTGATGGACCTGGGCAGCCGCCAGATCCGCCGCGTGACCAACAACATGGCGATCGACACCGAGCCCTTCTGGGGCGCGGACGGCCAGACCATCTATTTCACCTCGGATCGTGCCGGCAAGCCGCAGATCTACAAGACCGGCATCGGCGGCGGTGAGCCGCAGCGTGTGACTTTCGTGGGCAACTACAACGCCAACCCGAAGCTCTCGGCCGATGAAAAAATGCTGGTGATGATCCACCGTCAGGACGGCTTCACCAACTTCAAGGTGGCTGCACAGGATCTGACCCGCTCTGGCTCGGCCCCGCGCATCCTCTCCGGCACCACCCTGGACGACTCGCCCACTGTTGCGCCTAATGGCACCATGCTAATCTACGCAACTCGCCAGCAGGGGGGCGGCGTGCTGATGCTCGTGTCTACAAACGGGCGCGTACGAGTCCCGATTCCCACAGTTCAGGGCGACATTCGCGAACCTTCCTGGTCGCCGTACCTGAACTGA
- the tolA gene encoding cell envelope integrity protein TolA: MQQQSERSSSESYFWPTIWAVSLHALMFGMLFVSFAFTPELPPARPIVQATLYQLKSQSQATKQTNQKIAGEAKKTAAPQFETEQLEQKKADEQKVAAAKAAEQKKADDARKAEAEQKAEEAKQVAEAKKAEEAKKAEEKKQADIAKKKAAEEAKKQAAEEAKKKAAEEAKKKAVAEAAKKKAAEEAKKKATADAAKKKAAEEAKRKAVDDKKAAALAELLSDDVEREATLADEVGDQVAGSLDDLIIKLVSEQWRRPPSARNGMSVEVLIEMLPDGTITNASVTRSSGDSPFDQSAVSAVRSVGRIPEMQQLDRATFDQMYRQRRVIFKPEDLSL, translated from the coding sequence ATGCAACAGCAGAGCGAACGCTCCTCCTCGGAAAGCTACTTCTGGCCGACCATCTGGGCCGTGTCCCTGCACGCCCTGATGTTCGGCATGCTGTTCGTCAGCTTCGCCTTCACCCCGGAACTGCCGCCCGCCCGGCCCATCGTCCAGGCCACCCTTTACCAGCTGAAGTCCCAAAGCCAGGCTACCAAGCAAACTAATCAGAAGATCGCTGGCGAGGCCAAGAAGACCGCTGCGCCACAGTTCGAAACTGAGCAGCTGGAGCAGAAAAAGGCCGACGAGCAGAAGGTAGCGGCGGCCAAGGCGGCGGAACAAAAGAAAGCTGACGACGCTCGAAAGGCCGAAGCCGAGCAGAAGGCCGAGGAAGCCAAGCAGGTAGCCGAGGCCAAGAAAGCCGAAGAGGCGAAGAAGGCCGAAGAGAAAAAGCAGGCTGACATCGCGAAGAAGAAGGCCGCTGAAGAGGCGAAGAAACAAGCCGCCGAAGAGGCCAAGAAAAAGGCCGCTGAAGAGGCGAAGAAGAAGGCAGTGGCCGAGGCAGCCAAGAAGAAGGCTGCGGAAGAGGCCAAGAAGAAAGCCACCGCCGACGCCGCGAAGAAGAAAGCGGCAGAGGAAGCCAAGCGCAAGGCCGTCGATGACAAGAAAGCCGCTGCGCTGGCTGAGTTGCTTTCTGACGACGTGGAGCGCGAAGCAACACTAGCTGACGAGGTCGGTGACCAGGTCGCTGGCAGTCTCGATGACCTGATCATCAAGCTGGTCAGCGAACAATGGCGTCGTCCGCCATCGGCGCGTAATGGCATGAGCGTAGAAGTGCTGATCGAGATGTTGCCGGATGGCACCATCACCAACGCCAGCGTGACCCGTTCCAGCGGCGATTCGCCCTTCGACCAGTCGGCCGTCAGTGCCGTCCGCAGCGTCGGGCGCATCCCCGAAATGCAACAACTTGACCGCGCGACCTTTGACCAGATGTACAGGCAGCGCCGCGTCATCTTCAAACCGGAGGACTTGAGTCTGTGA
- the tolR gene encoding protein TolR — protein sequence MARIRHKRKPVAEMNVVPYIDVMLVLLVIFMVTAPMLNQGVKVDLPKVSSEALPQDNNARVLTISIKADKSYYWNMGEEVDTDQSKKSETSVSLDALVQAASGIMAENSRQGKTVQVFVRGDKSVDYGAVMAVMGGLQKAGVANVGLITEAP from the coding sequence ATGGCCAGAATTCGCCACAAACGCAAACCGGTCGCCGAGATGAACGTCGTGCCTTACATCGACGTCATGCTCGTGCTGCTGGTGATCTTCATGGTCACCGCACCCATGCTCAACCAGGGTGTCAAGGTCGACCTGCCGAAGGTTTCCAGCGAGGCCCTGCCGCAGGACAACAACGCCCGCGTCCTGACCATCTCGATCAAGGCCGACAAGTCCTACTACTGGAACATGGGTGAAGAGGTCGACACCGATCAGAGCAAGAAGAGCGAGACCTCGGTTTCGCTGGACGCACTGGTTCAGGCGGCCTCCGGCATCATGGCCGAGAACAGCCGCCAGGGTAAGACCGTGCAGGTCTTCGTCCGCGGCGACAAATCGGTCGACTACGGCGCCGTAATGGCCGTGATGGGCGGCCTGCAGAAGGCCGGTGTGGCCAACGTCGGGCTGATCACCGAGGCGCCCTGA
- the tolQ gene encoding protein TolQ translates to MEANVVDHTSMWSLISNASIVVQLVMLTLVAASVTSWIMIFQRSNLLRAAKKSLETFEERFWSGIDLSKLYRQAGSNPDPDCGVEQIFRAGFKEFSRLRQQAGVDPDAVMEGVSRAMRVAISREEEKLEQSLPFLATVGSTSPYIGLFGTVWGIMNSFRGLAQVQQATLATVAPGIAEALIATAIGLFAAIPAVIAYNRFSARGETLIGRYYTFADEFQAILHRKVHTSDE, encoded by the coding sequence GTGGAAGCCAACGTCGTCGACCATACCTCCATGTGGAGCCTGATCAGCAACGCCAGCATCGTGGTGCAGCTGGTCATGCTGACCCTGGTGGCCGCCTCGGTCACCTCCTGGATCATGATCTTCCAGCGCAGCAACCTGCTGCGTGCCGCCAAGAAGTCCCTGGAGACTTTCGAAGAGCGCTTCTGGTCCGGTATCGACCTGTCCAAGCTGTACCGTCAGGCAGGCAGCAACCCCGACCCGGACTGCGGCGTCGAGCAGATCTTCCGCGCCGGCTTCAAGGAATTCTCCCGCCTGCGTCAGCAGGCCGGTGTCGATCCGGATGCCGTGATGGAAGGTGTGTCCCGTGCCATGCGCGTCGCCATTTCCCGTGAAGAAGAGAAGCTCGAGCAGAGCCTGCCCTTCCTCGCCACCGTGGGTTCCACCAGCCCTTATATCGGCCTGTTCGGTACCGTGTGGGGCATCATGAACTCCTTCCGTGGTCTGGCCCAGGTGCAGCAGGCGACTCTGGCCACCGTGGCCCCCGGCATCGCCGAGGCCCTGATCGCCACCGCGATTGGCCTGTTCGCCGCGATTCCGGCTGTTATCGCCTACAACCGCTTCTCCGCTCGTGGCGAGACCCTGATCGGTCGTTACTACACCTTCGCCGACGAGTTCCAGGCCATCCTGCACCGCAAAGTGCACACCAGCGACGAGTAA
- the ybgC gene encoding tol-pal system-associated acyl-CoA thioesterase, with product MRAQNGAQPFQHRCRVYYEDTDAGGIVYYVNYLKFMERARTERLRSLGFAQSELVGENLLFVVHSAEARYVAPAKLDDELNVSAEVMELNRASLRFRQQVRRAADDALLCEGQFLVACVRADSLKPRAIPEALREAFAADPGLFPAGD from the coding sequence ATGCGCGCGCAAAATGGGGCCCAGCCATTCCAGCATCGTTGTCGTGTCTATTACGAAGACACCGATGCCGGCGGCATCGTCTACTACGTCAATTACCTCAAGTTCATGGAGCGGGCTCGAACCGAGCGTCTGCGGAGCCTGGGCTTTGCCCAGTCCGAGCTGGTCGGGGAGAACCTGCTGTTCGTCGTTCATTCAGCCGAGGCGCGCTATGTGGCGCCCGCCAAGCTGGACGACGAGCTGAATGTCAGTGCCGAGGTCATGGAGTTGAACCGTGCCAGCCTGCGTTTTCGTCAACAGGTGAGACGAGCCGCCGATGACGCATTGCTATGCGAAGGGCAGTTCCTGGTCGCCTGTGTGCGTGCCGACAGTTTGAAACCCCGGGCGATTCCCGAAGCGCTGCGTGAAGCCTTCGCCGCCGACCCGGGTCTATTCCCAGCAGGAGATTAA
- the ruvB gene encoding Holliday junction branch migration DNA helicase RuvB, which translates to MIEADRLITSSSRDRDEQLDRAIRPLKLADYVGQPVVREQMELFIQAARGRAEALDHTLIFGPPGLGKTTLANIIASEMGVAIKSTSGPVLERPGDLAALLTNLEAGDVLFVDEIHRLSPIVEEVLYPAMEDFQLDIMIGEGPAARSIKLDLPPFTLVGATTRAGMLTNPLRDRFGIVQRLEFYSTQDLATIVARSAGILGLHIEPEGAFEIARRARGTPRIANRLLRRVRDFAEVRGQGQITCAIADKALNLLDVDERGFDHQDRRLLLTMIDKFDGGPVGIDNLAAAISEERHTIEDVLEPYLIQQGYIMRTPRGRVVTRHAYLHFGLNLPKRMADNPTADLFGSGDE; encoded by the coding sequence ATGATCGAAGCCGACCGCCTCATCACTTCCAGCAGCCGTGACCGCGACGAGCAACTGGACCGTGCCATCCGTCCGCTGAAGCTGGCTGACTACGTCGGCCAGCCGGTGGTGCGCGAGCAGATGGAGCTGTTCATTCAGGCTGCCAGGGGGCGGGCCGAGGCGCTCGACCATACGCTGATCTTCGGCCCTCCCGGCCTTGGCAAGACCACCCTGGCCAACATCATCGCCAGCGAAATGGGTGTGGCGATCAAGAGCACTTCCGGCCCCGTTCTGGAGCGCCCAGGCGATCTGGCGGCGCTCTTGACCAACCTGGAAGCCGGCGACGTGCTCTTCGTCGACGAGATTCACCGCCTCTCGCCCATCGTGGAAGAAGTGCTCTACCCGGCGATGGAAGACTTCCAGCTCGACATCATGATCGGTGAAGGCCCGGCGGCCCGCTCCATCAAGCTGGACCTGCCGCCTTTCACCCTGGTGGGCGCCACCACCCGCGCCGGCATGCTGACCAACCCGCTGCGGGACCGTTTCGGTATCGTCCAGCGCCTGGAGTTCTACAGCACCCAGGACCTGGCCACCATCGTCGCCCGTTCTGCCGGCATCCTCGGCCTGCATATCGAGCCGGAAGGTGCCTTCGAAATCGCCCGCCGCGCCCGTGGTACGCCGCGTATCGCCAACCGCCTGTTGCGCCGCGTGCGGGACTTTGCCGAAGTGCGCGGACAGGGCCAGATCACCTGTGCCATCGCCGACAAGGCGCTGAATCTGCTGGATGTGGATGAACGTGGCTTCGATCACCAGGACCGACGTCTCCTGCTGACCATGATCGACAAGTTCGATGGCGGTCCGGTGGGCATCGACAACCTGGCGGCGGCCATCAGCGAAGAGCGTCACACCATCGAAGATGTCCTCGAGCCCTACCTGATCCAGCAGGGCTACATCATGCGGACGCCGCGGGGGAGGGTAGTGACCCGTCACGCATACCTGCACTTCGGGCTCAACCTGCCCAAGCGCATGGCGGACAATCCGACCGCTGATTTGTTCGGTTCGGGTGACGAATAG
- the ruvA gene encoding Holliday junction branch migration protein RuvA has product MIGRLRGTLAEKQPPHLILDVNGVGYELEVPMTTLYRLPSVGDPVTLHTHLVVREDAHLLFGFYEKRDRELFRELIRLNGVGPKLALALMSGLEVDELVRCVQAQDTSILVKIPGVGKKTAERLLVELKDRFKAWESMPVIAPLVVEPRLGVAVSSAENDALSALIALGFKPQEASRAVSAVKEEGLSSEEMIRRALKGMV; this is encoded by the coding sequence GTGATTGGACGTTTGCGTGGCACCTTGGCGGAGAAACAGCCGCCGCACCTGATCCTCGACGTCAACGGCGTCGGCTACGAGCTGGAAGTGCCCATGACCACGCTCTATCGCCTGCCGTCGGTGGGCGATCCGGTGACCCTGCACACCCATCTGGTGGTGCGCGAAGACGCCCATCTGCTCTTCGGCTTCTACGAGAAACGGGACCGTGAGCTGTTTCGTGAGCTGATCCGTCTCAATGGCGTGGGGCCGAAACTGGCCCTGGCGCTGATGTCCGGCCTGGAAGTGGACGAACTGGTGCGCTGCGTGCAAGCCCAGGACACCTCGATCCTGGTGAAGATACCGGGTGTCGGCAAGAAGACTGCCGAACGCCTGTTGGTAGAGCTGAAGGACCGATTCAAGGCCTGGGAAAGCATGCCGGTCATCGCTCCCCTGGTGGTCGAACCCCGGCTCGGCGTGGCAGTCTCCAGCGCTGAGAATGACGCGCTCAGTGCGCTGATCGCCCTCGGCTTCAAGCCCCAGGAAGCCAGCCGCGCCGTTTCCGCCGTGAAGGAAGAAGGGCTGTCCAGCGAAGAAATGATCCGCCGCGCCCTGAAAGGAATGGTGTAA
- the ruvC gene encoding crossover junction endodeoxyribonuclease RuvC has translation MTLILGIDPGSRITGYGVVRDTGRGCEYIASGCIRTGAGELPERLQIVFRGVSEVIRTYGPVTMGIEQVFMARNADSALKLGQARGAAIVAAAEAGLEIAEYTASQVKQAIAGTGGADKQQVQMMVMHLLKLVQKPQIDASDALAIALCHAHHRQSLIPHGLATAKRRGGRLRL, from the coding sequence ATGACCCTGATTCTTGGTATCGACCCCGGCTCCCGCATCACCGGTTACGGCGTGGTCCGTGACACCGGACGCGGTTGCGAGTACATCGCGTCCGGCTGCATCCGCACCGGCGCCGGTGAGTTGCCGGAACGCCTGCAGATCGTCTTTCGTGGCGTGAGCGAAGTGATCCGCACCTATGGGCCAGTGACCATGGGTATTGAACAGGTGTTCATGGCGCGCAACGCCGATTCCGCGCTCAAGCTGGGCCAGGCCCGTGGTGCGGCCATCGTCGCGGCCGCAGAGGCTGGGCTGGAGATCGCCGAATACACCGCCAGCCAGGTCAAGCAGGCCATCGCCGGTACCGGTGGTGCTGACAAGCAGCAGGTGCAGATGATGGTCATGCACCTGCTCAAGCTGGTGCAGAAGCCCCAGATCGACGCCTCCGATGCCCTGGCCATTGCCCTGTGCCATGCGCACCACCGGCAGAGCCTGATTCCCCACGGCCTCGCCACCGCCAAGCGGCGGGGCGGCCGGCTTCGTTTGTAA
- a CDS encoding YebC/PmpR family DNA-binding transcriptional regulator: protein MAGHSKWANIKHRKERQDAKRGKIFTKLIRELTVAAKHGGPSPADNPRLRLAVDKALTANMTRDTIDRAIARGAGSNDADNMVELSYEGYAPSGVAIIVEAMTDNRNRTAAEVRHAFSKCGGNLGTDGSVAYMFDRKGQISYAPGVNEEALMEAALEAGADDVVAEEDGSVEVYTTFADFLSVNEALTAAGFKGDEAEVAMIPSITAPIADLETAQKVMKLIDMLEDLDDVQNVYHNAEISDEIMEQLG from the coding sequence ATGGCTGGTCATTCCAAATGGGCCAACATCAAGCACCGCAAAGAACGGCAGGACGCCAAGCGCGGCAAGATCTTCACCAAGCTCATTCGTGAGCTGACCGTTGCAGCCAAGCACGGCGGCCCGAGCCCGGCGGACAACCCGCGCCTGCGCCTGGCCGTGGACAAGGCACTGACCGCGAACATGACCCGCGACACCATTGATCGCGCCATTGCCCGTGGCGCCGGCTCCAACGACGCCGACAACATGGTGGAGCTGAGCTACGAAGGTTACGCGCCGAGCGGTGTGGCCATCATCGTCGAAGCCATGACCGACAACCGCAACCGCACCGCGGCCGAAGTGCGTCACGCCTTCAGCAAGTGCGGCGGTAACTTGGGCACCGACGGCTCGGTGGCCTATATGTTCGATCGCAAGGGCCAGATCAGCTACGCCCCCGGCGTCAACGAAGAAGCCCTGATGGAGGCGGCGCTGGAAGCCGGCGCCGATGACGTGGTGGCCGAAGAAGATGGCTCCGTCGAGGTTTACACCACCTTCGCCGACTTCCTCTCGGTGAACGAGGCACTGACCGCCGCCGGCTTCAAGGGTGACGAGGCCGAAGTGGCGATGATCCCGTCCATCACTGCGCCCATCGCCGACCTGGAAACCGCGCAGAAGGTCATGAAGCTGATCGACATGCTGGAAGACCTGGACGACGTCCAGAACGTCTACCACAACGCCGAAATCTCTGACGAAATCATGGAGCAGCTGGGCTGA
- the aspS gene encoding aspartate--tRNA ligase — MMRSHYCGQLNESLDGQEVTLCGWVHRRRDHGGVIFLDIRDREGLAQVVFDPDRVETFARADRVRSEYVVKITGKVRLRPEGARNANMASGAIEVLGYELEVLNQAETPPFPLDEYSDVGEETRLRYRFIDLRRPEMAAKLKLRARITSSIRRYLDENGFLDVETPILGRPTPEGARDYLVPSRTYPGHFFALPQSPQLFKQLLMVAGFDRYYQIAKCFRDEDLRADRQPEFTQIDIETSFLEESDIIHITEKMVRQLFKEVLNVEFDEFPHMPFEEAMRRYGSDKPDLRIPLELVDVADQLNEVEFKVFSGPANDPKGRVAALRVPGAASMPRSQIDDYTKFVGIYGAKGLAYIKVNERAKGVEGLQSPIVKFIPEENLNVILDRVGAVDGDIVFFGADKAKIVCDALGALRIKVGHDLKLLTKEWAPMWVVDFPMFEENDDGSLTSLHHPFTSPKCTPEELEANPAAALSRAYDMVLNGTELGGGSIRIHDKSMQQAVFRVLGIDDAEQEEKFGFLLDALKYGAPPHGGLAFGLDRLVMLMTGASSIREVIAFPKTQSAGDVMTQAPGTVDAKALRELNIRLREQAKAE; from the coding sequence ATGATGCGCAGCCACTATTGCGGCCAACTGAACGAGAGCCTGGATGGCCAGGAAGTCACCCTCTGCGGTTGGGTACACCGCCGCCGCGACCACGGCGGGGTCATTTTCCTCGACATCCGTGACCGCGAAGGCCTGGCTCAGGTTGTATTCGACCCGGACCGCGTAGAAACCTTCGCCCGCGCCGACCGTGTGCGCAGTGAGTATGTGGTGAAGATCACCGGCAAGGTGCGTCTGCGTCCGGAAGGCGCGCGCAACGCCAACATGGCGTCCGGTGCCATCGAAGTGCTGGGTTACGAGCTGGAAGTGCTGAACCAGGCCGAAACCCCGCCGTTCCCGCTGGACGAATACTCCGACGTGGGCGAGGAAACCCGCCTGCGCTACCGCTTCATCGACCTGCGCCGTCCGGAAATGGCCGCCAAGCTGAAGCTGCGCGCGCGCATCACCAGCAGTATTCGTCGCTACCTGGACGAAAACGGCTTCCTCGATGTGGAAACCCCGATCCTCGGCCGTCCGACGCCTGAAGGCGCGCGCGACTACCTGGTGCCGAGCCGTACCTACCCGGGCCACTTCTTCGCCCTGCCGCAGTCGCCCCAGCTGTTCAAGCAGCTCCTGATGGTGGCCGGCTTCGACCGCTACTACCAGATCGCCAAGTGCTTCCGCGACGAAGACCTGCGTGCCGACCGCCAGCCGGAATTCACCCAGATCGACATCGAGACCAGCTTCCTCGAAGAAAGCGACATCATCCACATCACCGAGAAGATGGTGCGCCAGCTGTTCAAGGAAGTGCTGAACGTCGAGTTCGACGAATTCCCGCACATGCCCTTCGAAGAGGCCATGCGCCGCTACGGTTCGGACAAGCCGGACCTGCGGATCCCGCTGGAACTGGTTGACGTCGCCGACCAGCTGAATGAAGTGGAATTCAAGGTGTTCTCCGGCCCGGCCAACGATCCGAAAGGTCGCGTTGCCGCCCTGCGTGTCCCGGGTGCCGCTTCCATGCCGCGCAGCCAGATCGACGACTACACCAAGTTCGTCGGCATCTACGGTGCCAAGGGCCTGGCCTACATCAAGGTCAACGAGCGCGCGAAGGGCGTCGAAGGCCTGCAGTCGCCCATCGTCAAGTTCATCCCCGAAGAGAATCTGAATGTGATCCTCGATCGCGTTGGCGCGGTTGATGGCGACATCGTGTTCTTCGGCGCCGACAAGGCCAAGATCGTTTGCGACGCCCTGGGCGCGCTACGTATCAAGGTCGGCCACGACCTCAAGCTGCTCACCAAGGAGTGGGCGCCGATGTGGGTCGTGGACTTCCCGATGTTCGAAGAGAACGATGACGGCAGCCTGACTTCGCTGCACCACCCGTTCACCTCGCCCAAGTGCACCCCGGAAGAGCTGGAAGCCAACCCGGCTGCGGCCCTGTCCCGCGCCTACGACATGGTGCTCAACGGCACCGAACTGGGCGGCGGCTCCATCCGTATCCACGACAAGTCCATGCAGCAGGCGGTGTTCCGCGTACTCGGCATCGACGATGCGGAACAGGAAGAGAAGTTCGGCTTCCTCCTCGATGCGCTGAAGTACGGCGCGCCGCCGCACGGTGGCCTGGCGTTTGGCCTGGACCGACTGGTGATGCTGATGACCGGCGCTTCGTCGATCCGCGAAGTGATTGCCTTCCCGAAAACCCAGAGCGCCGGCGACGTCATGACCCAGGCACCGGGTACCGTGGATGCCAAGGCCCTGCGCGAGCTGAACATCCGCCTGCGCGAGCAGGCCAAGGCCGAGTAA